Genomic window (Chryseobacterium bernardetii):
CATAACAGCTTCTACAAGCCAATTCTATTTGGGGGATGCAGTAGCCATTGATAAAGACTTTTCAAATTCTACAAAAGTACCTATGCCTCATTACGGAAGTTCGTATGCGGTTCAGGCCACACAACTGATCTTCAAAGGAGGACTGGTGAATAAATCCATTGAAATGGCGGGGCTTCGTGAACAGCTTTCTGAACTGGATCTGGAGAAAAATAAGCAGGATGTGAAATTTTTAGTGATTTCCAATTATCTGGATGTGTATAAGATCATTAACCAGGAAGAAGTTTTTCAGAATAATAAAAAGCTAGCCCAGGAACGTCTTAAAAATATCCAGAAGTTCTATCAGCAGGGAATGGTGACCCGAAACGAAGTAATTCGCGGTGAGCTTGCTCTTAAAAATCTGGATCAGGGAATTTTAACGCTATCAAACAATAGAAAGATCCTTACTTACAATTTAAATATTGCTTTAGGTTTGCCTTCTGACACAGAAATAATTCCCACTGAAAGTCTGGAAAATAAAGCATCCGGAATCGGGATGGATTATTATATGGATCTTGCGCACAACAGCAATCCCGCATTGAAATCGGCACAAAAAAATATTGCGGTAGCGGATAAGAATATTGAAATTATTAAAACCGATAACCTGCCTACGGTAGCAGGATTTGGCGGATATACCTTACAAAGACCAATTACTACGAGAAACCCTGTTTTGGATATGTATTCAGGAGGTTGGCAGACAGGTGTTTCTCTTAGTTACAATATCGATACCCTGTATAAAACAAAGGAAAAAGTAAAATTAGGAGAGCTGCAGAAAAATCAGGCGAATGATGCGATGACCTTGGTACAGCAGAATGTAGATATGGGAGTGAATGCGGCCTATACCAAATACCAGGAAGCGATTCAGCAGGCAGATATTTTAAACGATTCCAAGAGGCTGGCAGAGGAAAACTATAAAATTACCGAAGCTAAATATCTGAATCAATTGGCTGTGCAGGCAGAAATGATTGATGCACAGAACCAGAAACTGCAGTCAGAACTGGATTATGCCAATGCAGAGATCAATGTTTTGTATCAATATTATAACCTTTTGAAAGCTACGGGAACACTTTAATTTTTTAAAACTGAAATCAACACAATGGAAAACAAGGAACAAACAACTCAAAATACTACGCCTGCTCCCGCAAGACCAGCGGCAGACAGCAAAAAAAAGCAGAACAAGAAAAATAAAATCAGAGCAATCATTTCCAATATCATTGTTTTTCTGGTGATCGGATTCGGGCTATTTTGGCTGATCCGTGAATATTTTCATATCGGAAACAAAACCTATACGGAAGCGGCTCAGGTAGAAGAATTCATTAATCCTATTAATACAAGGGTTTCTGCTTATATCAAAGAAATAAAATTTATTGAGCACCAAAAGGTTAAAAAAGGAGATACGCTGGTTATTCTGGATGAACGTGAAATCCTTACCCAATTAGGACAGGCTGAAGCAGCTTACCAGAATGCAATGGCTCAGAAAACGGCAACCAGTTCTTCGGTAAATACCGTTTCCAACAATATTAATGTAATGAAATCTAATATTGCCGGAGCAAAAGCAAGACTTTGGAATGCAGAACAGAACCTTAACCGATATAAAAATCTTTTAGCTGCAGAAGCGGTAACAAGACAACAGTACGATCAGGTAAAAACAGAATATGATGCCCAAAAGGCTGCCTATGAAACATTGGTGAATCAAAAACAATCGGCAAACCTTTCCACTACAGAAGTCAAAAGCAGATTAGGAATCAATGATGCAGAGATCAAAAGAACAAAATCTGCATTGGATATGGCAAGAATCAACCTTTCTTACACGGTTATTACAGCGCCTTATGACGGAGTGATGGGAAGAAGAACAATTTCCGAAGGCCAACTGATTCAGCCGGGTCAGCAAGTGGCAACCATCGTATTAAATGGTCAGAAATGGGTAACTGCTAACTTCCTTGAAAGCCAGATGCCTAATATTAAAGTAGGAGAGAAAATGATGATGACAGCAGATGCTTTGGGTGGAAAACAGTTTGAAGGAGTGGTTACTGCTGTTTCTGCAGCTACCGGATCAAGATATTCAAGTGTACCGACAGATAACTCTAGCGGTAACTTCATTAAAGTACAGCAGAGAATTCCTGTGAGAATTGAGTTCACAGCTTCTAATAAAAAAGAAGATCTTGAGAAGCTGAGCGCAGGGATGAATATGAACGTGAATATTAATAAAGACTAGAAGATGGAAGATATCAGATTCCAGACATATGCAGTGTGAAAGGCTATGGTTGAATGTCTGAAAAGTCTGTCATCTGATATCTGAAATCTATCATCTACAATATGTACAATAAAGGATTATATAGCGACTGGGTGCCAAAACCCATACAGCTTCTGCTGATTGTCTTGCTGCTTGCTGTAGTAATGCCGATTGGCGGGGTGTATACCGGGAACATCAGTTATCTTGTGAGCGGTACCGGAGCTATGACAGAATATTTTATGTGGGCGAATTATGCAACCACAATAGGAATGGGAGCCTGTATGCCTGTTGTTCTCAGAATCAAAATGAGGTTTAAGGTAAGAGATAAAATGGTGCTGCTATTGGTTCTTTTAGGACTGCTTAGCTATATCAATGGCACTACTTTACAACCCATGATCTTTGTATTTTCGGCTTTACTGATCGGGTTTATGAAGATGATGGTTACCATAGAGCTTTTCCTGCCATTGATGGTTATGATAGGAAACAGAGGAATGTTTTATGGCGTGTTCTATACATTTGTTCTGGTAATGAACCAGGTGGCCGTTTATTATTCAGCAGAATTTGCACTTCTTTACAACTGGCAGCAGTTCTACATTTTTACTGCGGTGCTATGTTTTATTTTAGCGTTGATACACTGGATCTTTATGCATGATAAATACTTTGCATTGAAAGTTCCGTTGCATTATATTGACTGGCTGAGCATCCTGCTTTTCATTTCAACATTTATGTTTTCTGCTTATGTATATGCATTCGGAAGACAACAGGACTGGCTGAATTCGCCGAATATTATCAATGCAAGTATTGCTGCATTTGTGAGTTTTGCACTGCTTTCCATTCGTCAGTTAACGCTGAAGAGACCGTATCTTTCATTCAGGATTTTTACCAAAAGTAATGTACAGCATGGTTTATTTATGCTGTTCTGGCTGGGAATGTTCCTGGGAACAGCTTCCATTCAGAATACTTTTGCCGTCGGAGTCCTGGGATATGATCCATTAACGAATGCCAAGTTGAGTATGATGATGATTCCGGGAATCATTGTAGCCGGGATAATTGCTATATTCTGGTTTAAAAAAGAAAAACCATTGAAAATGTATATTTTTTCCGGGTTTGCAGCAATGATAGGTTATGCAATTATTATGTATTTCTCTATGGTGCTTGAGTTCAGCTATGACAGCTGGTATCTTCCCATGTTTTTAAAGGGGTATGGAATGTGTTCATTGTTTATTTCTGTATGGTTCTATACTCTGGATAAGCTTGAAATGGACGAAATGCTTGCGGCCATCGGATTGGTATTGGTTTGGAGGACATTTTTGGCAGTAGGTATATTTTCAACCTTATATTCATGGTTACAGTACCGTTTTCAGGTTACAGCAATAGGTGATCTTGCTGTTTATATGGATGGAATGACCGTTACTCCGCAGAATGTAATGGCGAATATGAAAAGTATTCAGTTAAATGCTATTCTGATAGCCACTAAAAAGATATTTGGATTTATTATTCTGATTGGTTTCGGAATTTTACTTTATGTGATTACCCATCATTTTGGAGCGAAAAGATTCCAGTATTTCAGGTTCATCAGAGTTCTTGGAGGTAAATCTGTTATTGCAAGAAGAAGACTTCGTGAACGTAAAAAATTATTAGAAGAAATAAAAGACGCGGCAGGGCCTGCGATGTAAAAGATACCTTGTTTTTCACAGTAAGATCCTGGTCCTTCATTGGGCTGGGATCTTGCATTTTTAGCGGGAAAGCGGGAGGCTGCAAGATGAGAGTGATCAAAGACGGGTAACGGCTCAGCGTAAGTAAATTATTGCAAAGAAGTTACGATTACTTCAGCTATACTGATGACATCGATGACTTCCAGCCTCCAGTTTCTATCTTCCAGCCTTTTTTCAAAAAAATGAAAAATTTCATGCTTTCTTATTTTTATTGTTTCTAAATAAAAATTATATTTGCGGGATTATAAAACTTTGATTTGAAGGAATGAAAAAGCATTATGCATTCATAGGTCTTTTAGCATCGGGATTACTATTTTCCCAGACCCTTAAAGACTCTGTAGCCTCTAAAGGCATAGAAGATGTTGTGATTGTAGCATCCAGAAAACCTACCAAAATTTCCGAAATTCCAGGTACTGTTTGGGTTGTTCAGAAAGAAAAGATTCAGGAACAGGCCAAAAGTGGTGTTCCAATTAAGGAAATGTTATCCATTTTAATCCCAAGTATGGATATCGGTCCGCAGGGAAGAACCAATTACGGGCAGAACATGAGAGGGCGTTCCGCTTTGGTGATGATTGATGGAGTTTCTTTGAACAGTATCCGTGCAATCAGCCGTCAGCTGGATGCTATTGACCCATTTAATATTGAAAGGATAGAGGTGCTTTCCGGAGCAAGTTCTATCTATGGAGGAAATGCGACAGGGGGTATTATCAATATTATTACAAAAACACCATTTAAAAAAGGAATAGGCGGAGAAACAGAATTAGGAGTGCGTACAGGATTTATGGGTAAAGATGATCATGATTTCCGTGCAGCCCAATCCATTTCAGGAAAAGGAGATAAGTTCTTCGGAAGATTAGGGGTAGCTTACCAGCAGAATGGAGGAGTGTATGGAGCAGATCAGAAACAGCTGTTTACCGATATTACCCAGACCGATCTTCAGTACAACCAATCTATTGACATCCTGGCAACAGGAGGGTATCAATTCAACAGCAAGCATAAAATAACGGCTTCCCTTCAATATTATAATTCCAGATTCAATGGTGACAGAAGCCTGTATTTGGGTGAAAACCTTAGTGCTTTTACAAAGAAAGATGGAAGTCTTCTGGAAATGAGAGATGGTTTTTCCTCTGATAAAAATGTAGGAACAGAACGTTATATGGCAACTGTGGCTTATAACGGAAACGGAATTCTGGGAGGTCAGGATCTGTATATCCAGCTTGCTACAAGAGGAGAGAAATTAGGGTTTTATCCTTTCCCGGGTAATGTAGCTTTAAAGACTTCAAAGATTGCTTATATGTCTTCTTCGCAGCAGGATACCTATTATTCAGGAATAAAAGCATTATTATCTAAATCATGGAAGGGATTCAATGTTACCTATGGAGCAGACATAGATTTTGAAAAATTTGAAGGAACGCAATCTATATATGATATAACAAAAACAATGTCGAGTGGGGGACTGATTAATGAAACCCAATACAGACTTGGAAGATATCCTACCAATCACTCACAAAGCTATGCAGGGTATGTTCAGGCAAAATACAATATCATTCCAAAATTACAGCTAAATGCAGGAGTACGTTACCAGCACATCAATGTAAAGATGGATGATTTTGTAGGCTCTGAGCAGCAAACGCAAATTGCTATGGGATACGGAACCTCTGCTTCTGCCATTCCCGGAGGAGAAAGCTCTTATAACGTAACATTAGCGAATGCCGGATTGCTATATAAAATTAACGAGCAGCATCAGGTTTGGGGAACATTCTCTCAGGGCGCAAGTCTGGCAGACCCGGCTAAATTCTACGGAATAGGAAAATATGCTCTGAATGGAAACGGAAATTGGGATGTAATTTCAAGTATCAATGTAAAAGACCAGCCTTTACAAGCTATCAAAACCAACCAGTTTGAAGTAGGATACCGTATCAATAAAGACGGATTGCGAGCACAGATGGCCGGATTCTTAAGCAATTCTGACAAAACTGTAACGGTGGACAAAAAAACATTCCAGATCCTTGTCAATGATTTGAAATTAAGAAATATGGGGATTGAAGCTGAGGTTTCTTATTCCATGAATAATGGAGTGTATTTTGGAGCCAGCGGATTACTGATCAGATCCGAAGTAGACAACAAAGGAGAATGGCAGAAACAGGAAATTTATAATGCTTCACCATCAAAACTGGTAACCTATATTGGATATAATGTGAAAAACTGGTCGTTCAGATTTCAGTCATTACAGAATTTCAAGCAGGAGGATGAACTTAAGAATGTAGTGGAGGGCTACAATACCTCGGACCTTATGATGGGTTACCGATTCCGGTTTGGAAAATTGAATCTTGGAATTCAGAATCTGTTCAATACAGATTATCAGACCATCTGGAGCAAACGTTCCCAGGTTTTATATTCAAGCTATGGAATTCCGGACCTGTTTAACTATAAAGGAAGAGGCAGAACATTTAATCTGTCGTATACTTTCGAATTTTAAAAATAAGATTAGGGTACTCATGCCTTAGTCTGGATCAAATACTTTCTACAAATCCGGTTTCTGATACTGATCGGAAGCCGGATTTTAACTTAAAAATTAATTCAGTTATGGCTCAAATTTCAACAGGGCAGTTTATTGCCGAAGTCACCAGAAAAGAATACATCACAGATCACTTTATCAGAGTATATCTGTATTCTCCTGAAGTTTATTTATTCAAAAATACCACAATCGGAGACAATAATAAAATTGCAGTTCCACCTGCCGGATTAAATGAAGTTTATTTTCCGATGCTGGATGAAAACCATGAATGGGTATATCCGTCAAAAGAAGTCGCTCCTTCTATCCGAACTTATACACACAGGGGAATTGATCTGGAAAAGAATGAAGTGTTTATTGATTTTGCAGATCATGGAGATGGTGGCCCAGCTTCAAAATGGGCAAGGGAAGCAGAAGCCGGGGCAAAACTTGGTATCATGATGCGCCTGGATGGAAAAAAGCTGTATCCTGAAGCAGAATGGTATTTACTGGCTGGAGATACTACGGCAATTCCTGTTCTGAGCGCTATTCTGGAAACCCTTCCTGAAACAGCAAAAGGAATCTGTATTATTGAAGTTCACGGCAAAGAAGATGAACAGGTATTGGAAACTAAAGCAGATATTGAGTTTAAATGGCTTCATAATCCGCAACCTCAGATCAGTAGTGAAATTGCTGATGCAGTAAAGAACATTGAGATTCCTGAAACCTCAAAATTCGGATATGTAGCTTGTGAATTTTCCAGTGTTAAAGAAATACGCACTTATCTGCGAAAAGAAAAAAACTGGACATCAAAAGAACTCTATGCATTTTCTTACTGGAAAGCAGGGAAAGCAGAGAATGAATCGCAGGCAGACAGACATGAAGAAAAAGAATCAATAGCATAACCTGGGCCCTGGTAAGAAAATTTCTCAATATTTTTAACGCTGAGGTCGCAAAGTTTTTTATTAAACTTGAAAATATTTTCGTTCGCAAAGGCATTTCATGTAGCTAAAACATACACTGTTTCATTGCTGAGTGAAAACGCCTTTGCGATCTTATAAAAAGCATGAACATCCTAAAAACCTTGCGATCTATTGCGTTATAATATTGCATATGATGAAGATCCCAGTAAAGTTAAAGTAATACAAACCTCGTAACCCGTAACCCGAATCCAACAACTCAAAACTCGCCATTCCAACTTTGAACTTTACCGCTTGAAGCCGTATCTTTGCAGCATGAAAGATTTAATGGGCCAAGCCATCTGGGATTATTATCATGATGAAAATCCTGAAGACCTGCAGACGGAAACTTCAATCTCTGAATTGGATGAACTTCCTGTAGACTATCTGTTCAGGGATTTTGAAGATATGAATGACATTGAGCAAAAGGCATTGCAGTTATCCAAAGGGAAAGTTTTGGATATTGGTGCCGGAGCCGGTTCACATGCAGTGTATCTTCAGAATGATGCGAATCTTGATGTTACAGCTTTGGATATTTCTCCAAAATCCATCGAAGTTTGCCGGTTAAGAGGAATTAAAAAAGCAATGTGTAGGAATATCCTTGATTTTTCTGGTGAAACGTTTGACACTGTTTTATTATTAATGAATGGTACCGGAATTTTTGAAGGATTATCCAGAATTGATATGTATCTTCAAAAACTGGCAACATTACTTAACGAAGGCGGGCAGATTCTGATTGACAGCACAGATATTCTTTATATGTTTGACCGCGATAAAGATGGCGGAGTATATATTCCTGCCGGTGGATATTATGGAGAACTGGAATATATTGTTCATTATAAAGGGCAATCTGAAAATCCTATCACGTGGCTTTATCTGGACTTTAATACTTTGAAAAATGCCGCTGAAAATAACGGATTTAAAATAGAGAAAGTATTGCAGGATGAAGATTCTTATCTGGCAAAGCTTACCTTGAACTAATTTAGATAATTTGCTGTTTTAATTATATCGGCATAATAGAACTTCAAGGCAGAAAGAAAAGCGGTCTGAACGTCTTCTGCCTTGGCTACTTTGTTATCGATCTCCAAGTCTCTGGTAGCACAGGCATCACCAATAATTTCAATTGGGAATCCAAAATCTTTTGCTGCTCTGGACGTTGCATCTACGCACATGTGAGTCATCATTCCGGCAATAACCAGCTGTTCAATATGGTTGGCTTTTAAATATTCCAGTAAGCCCGTTTCCTGAAAGCTGTTAGGGTAATGCTTAATGATCACTTTTTCATTAGCTTCAGGTTTTACCAGATCATGGATTTCTACACCATAAGTATCCGGAATAAAGAAAGTAGCTTCCGGTTGTGCTGCAATATGCTGGATGTGTACTACAAGATCATTGTTCTTTCTGAATTTATTAAGGATAGTTCTTGCATTTTGCCCGGCTTGGATACTGTTTACCAACTCCATATTCCCGTTTGGAAAATAATCATTCTGAATGTCAATTAATATTAATGCTTTTTTCATTTTGTAAAACTTATTTTTGTATTATTAAAGGTTCAAAGGTAGAGATATTGATGAGGGAAATCAAGTATGTACCGAAATGTAACTTACAGACCTATAGGTAAGTATTGTTGAAAAACAGCAAGATAAAAATGAAAGAAAATAAAAATTTAACACTTTGTTCCATAGATTATGCCTTTAAGAGATTAGGCGGTAAATTTAAAGGAAGAATTATCTGGGCACTTTACCATCATGGAGTATTACGGTATGGTGAACTGAAAAAATCCATGAATGATATTAATACCAAAACTCTGACTTTGTCTCTCAAAGAAATGGAGGATGATAACCTTATTGAAAGAACCGTGTATCCAGAAGTTCCACCTAAAGTAGAATATAAGCTAACAGATGGAGGGAAGAGAATGGCTCCGTTTATTTTATATATGAAAGAATGGGGTGAAGAACAGATTGAAAAGAATAACCCATAAAAAAAGACTGCAAAACTGCAGTCTCTCTTTTTTATCTTTATTTCAATTATCCGATCTCAATACCGTTTTCAACATTGCTGTCATCCGGTGTTACAAAAGATAATTTGCCATCAGGTTTAGTCGTTAATAATAGCATTCCCTGAGATTCAATTCCTCTGATCTTTCTTGGAGCAAGGTTTAATAAGATCATTACCTGCTTACCAACTACTTCTTCAGGTGTGAAGCTTTCTGCAATTCCTGAAACCACAGTTCTTACGTCTACTCCAGTATCTACAGTAAGTTTAAGTAATTTATCTGCTTTTTCTACTTTTTCAGCTTCTAAAATGGTTGCTGTTCTAAGATCTATTTTAGTAAAATCATCAAAAGTGATTTCTTCTTTCATTGGGTTGGCGTTAGGGTTTGTTTTCTTATTGTTTTGTTTGGTATCTTCAAGCTTTTGGATTTGAGCTTCAATTACGCTGTCTTCAATTTTTGAGAATAGAAGAGATGCTTCATTGATTTTGTGACCGGTTTCAATTAAAACAGATTGCGTTTCAACATCATTCCAGCCTTTCTTTTCAACATTGAACATGTTCAGTAGCTTCTCAGAGCTGAAAGGCATGAATGGCTCACACAGTTGAGCTAAAGCAACAGCAATCTGAGCTCCTACAAATAAAGACTGAGCTGCTTTCTCAGGATTATCCTTAATAGTTTTCCAAGGCTCCTCAGTCTGAAGATACTGGTTTCCGAATCTTGCAAGGTTCATTAATGCAGATAAAGCATTTCTGAATTCATACTTATCAAGGAATTCTGAAATTTCATTTGCTGCTTTATTGATCTCTTTTAATTCCGGACTGTTAACATCTCCCTGAGGTACAACTCCGTCATAATATTTATGAATAAGTACCGCAACTCTGTTGATGAAGTTTCCGAAGATTCCAACCAATTCAGAATTGTTCTTCGTCTGGAAATCCTTCCATGTAAAGTTATTATCTTTAGTTTCAGGAGCTGATGAAAGAAGAGCATATCTTAATACATCCTGTTGTCCCGGGAAGTCTTCTACATATTCGTGTGCCCAAACAGCCCAGTTTCTTGAAGTTGAGATTTTATCATTCTCAAGATTCAGGAATTCAAAAGCAGGTACATTTTCAGGCATAATATAATCACCATGTGCTTTCATCATTGATGGGAAGATGATGCAGTGGAACACAATATTATCCTTTCCGATAAAGTGTACTAAATCACTGTTTTCGCTTTGCCAGTAATCTTTCCAGTCTTTTCCGTTTTTCTCAGCCCATTCCTTGGTGAAAGAAATATATCCGATCGGGGCATCAAACCAAACATAAAGAACTTTTCCTTCTGCATTCGGAAGCGGAACCGGAACACCCCAGTTTAGGTCTCTGGTCATTGCTCGTGGCTTTAGCCCATCATTTAACCATGATTTAACCTGGCCGTATACGTTAGGTTTCCAGTCATCTTTATGGCCTTCAATGATCCATTCGTTTAAGAAATCCTCGTATTCATTAAGTGGCAGATACCAGTTCTTTGTTTCTTTAAGAATAGGAATATTTCCGCTAAGCATAGATTTCGGATTAATCAGTTCAGATGGAGAAAGGGTTGAACCACATTTTTCACACTGGTCACCATAAGCATTCTCGTTGCCGCAGTTTGGACAAGTTCCTACAATATAACGGTCTGCAAGGAATTCTCCTGCCTGCTCATCAAAATACTGCTCAGAAACCTCTTCCGTAAATTTCCCTTTTTCATAAAGAACCTTGAAGAAATCCTGGCTGGTCTCATAATGCTTTGGAGAAGTTGTTCTGGAATATTCATCAAATGAAATTCCCAGATCAGCAAAAGATTTCTTAATAATCCCGTGATATTTGTCAACGATATCCTGAGGAGTAACTCCCTCTTTTTTAGCTCTTATGGTAATAGGAATACCGTGCTCATCCGAACCACAGATAAATGCTACATCTTTTCCTGATCTTCTTTGAAATCTTGCGTAAACATCCGCAGGAATATAAACACCTGCCAAATGTCCTATATGAACCGGGCCGTTTGCATAAGGCAAAGCTGCCGTAATCATCTTTCTGTTTGACATTTATAGTAAAGTTTTGACTGCAAAGATAAGAATTATCTCTTGAATACCGCTTTTTGTGGAGTTATTATGATGAAGCTTACCATTTTTCAGCAATGAATATGAATTTAAGTTAAACGAATGTTTAACTTTTTGTTAATGTAAGACAAATAGTATGCATAGCATACTATCGTGTAAAATATTGAGGTGTATAATTTTAACTAAAAACGGTTTCGTAATATACATAATTTTATTATAATTTATATTAAAATTATGATAATTCTAATTTTTTTTTAAATTGCAAGCATGGCTCCAAGCCAGATTTAGACTGAAAAAACGAAACTATAAAAATAAAATTGTGAAGAATTTTACAACAGTATTAAAAATAGCGCCTGCTTTTTTACTGGCAAGTACAGTAATGCATGCGCAGATCAAAGACTCTGCCACTAAAGAGAAAAAAATCGAGGAGGTAGTCTTGATTGGGTATGGTAAGCAGAAGAAATCTGACCTTACAGGTTCTATAACTTCTGTCACAGCCAAAGACTTTAATGGCGGGGCAACTTCTGCCGGACAGCTAATCCAGGGTAAAACACCAGGGGTACAGGTTACGAATAACAGTGGAGCTCCTGGTTCAGGAACAAAAATCAGAATCAGAGGAACATCATCTTTAAGTGGTGAGAATTCTCCACTCGTTGTAATTGATGGGGTACCACAAGATTTTGTGGGAGTAAATGGAGTTTCAGATCCATTAGCTTTAATTAACCCTAATGATATTGAAACATTTGATATTTTAAAAGATGCTTCAGCTACAGCAATTTATGGTAACAGGGCTTCTAATGGGGTTATCTTGATTA
Coding sequences:
- a CDS encoding TolC family protein gives rise to the protein MTKKIKTALSVLIAAFPALFFSQQVKQMTAGEIAELAIQNHQQLKVSAQNIDIAKQNINVAKLQKLPTITASTSQFYLGDAVAIDKDFSNSTKVPMPHYGSSYAVQATQLIFKGGLVNKSIEMAGLREQLSELDLEKNKQDVKFLVISNYLDVYKIINQEEVFQNNKKLAQERLKNIQKFYQQGMVTRNEVIRGELALKNLDQGILTLSNNRKILTYNLNIALGLPSDTEIIPTESLENKASGIGMDYYMDLAHNSNPALKSAQKNIAVADKNIEIIKTDNLPTVAGFGGYTLQRPITTRNPVLDMYSGGWQTGVSLSYNIDTLYKTKEKVKLGELQKNQANDAMTLVQQNVDMGVNAAYTKYQEAIQQADILNDSKRLAEENYKITEAKYLNQLAVQAEMIDAQNQKLQSELDYANAEINVLYQYYNLLKATGTL
- a CDS encoding HlyD family secretion protein, with translation MENKEQTTQNTTPAPARPAADSKKKQNKKNKIRAIISNIIVFLVIGFGLFWLIREYFHIGNKTYTEAAQVEEFINPINTRVSAYIKEIKFIEHQKVKKGDTLVILDEREILTQLGQAEAAYQNAMAQKTATSSSVNTVSNNINVMKSNIAGAKARLWNAEQNLNRYKNLLAAEAVTRQQYDQVKTEYDAQKAAYETLVNQKQSANLSTTEVKSRLGINDAEIKRTKSALDMARINLSYTVITAPYDGVMGRRTISEGQLIQPGQQVATIVLNGQKWVTANFLESQMPNIKVGEKMMMTADALGGKQFEGVVTAVSAATGSRYSSVPTDNSSGNFIKVQQRIPVRIEFTASNKKEDLEKLSAGMNMNVNINKD
- a CDS encoding efflux MFS transporter permease, translated to MYNKGLYSDWVPKPIQLLLIVLLLAVVMPIGGVYTGNISYLVSGTGAMTEYFMWANYATTIGMGACMPVVLRIKMRFKVRDKMVLLLVLLGLLSYINGTTLQPMIFVFSALLIGFMKMMVTIELFLPLMVMIGNRGMFYGVFYTFVLVMNQVAVYYSAEFALLYNWQQFYIFTAVLCFILALIHWIFMHDKYFALKVPLHYIDWLSILLFISTFMFSAYVYAFGRQQDWLNSPNIINASIAAFVSFALLSIRQLTLKRPYLSFRIFTKSNVQHGLFMLFWLGMFLGTASIQNTFAVGVLGYDPLTNAKLSMMMIPGIIVAGIIAIFWFKKEKPLKMYIFSGFAAMIGYAIIMYFSMVLEFSYDSWYLPMFLKGYGMCSLFISVWFYTLDKLEMDEMLAAIGLVLVWRTFLAVGIFSTLYSWLQYRFQVTAIGDLAVYMDGMTVTPQNVMANMKSIQLNAILIATKKIFGFIILIGFGILLYVITHHFGAKRFQYFRFIRVLGGKSVIARRRLRERKKLLEEIKDAAGPAM
- a CDS encoding TonB-dependent receptor codes for the protein MKKHYAFIGLLASGLLFSQTLKDSVASKGIEDVVIVASRKPTKISEIPGTVWVVQKEKIQEQAKSGVPIKEMLSILIPSMDIGPQGRTNYGQNMRGRSALVMIDGVSLNSIRAISRQLDAIDPFNIERIEVLSGASSIYGGNATGGIINIITKTPFKKGIGGETELGVRTGFMGKDDHDFRAAQSISGKGDKFFGRLGVAYQQNGGVYGADQKQLFTDITQTDLQYNQSIDILATGGYQFNSKHKITASLQYYNSRFNGDRSLYLGENLSAFTKKDGSLLEMRDGFSSDKNVGTERYMATVAYNGNGILGGQDLYIQLATRGEKLGFYPFPGNVALKTSKIAYMSSSQQDTYYSGIKALLSKSWKGFNVTYGADIDFEKFEGTQSIYDITKTMSSGGLINETQYRLGRYPTNHSQSYAGYVQAKYNIIPKLQLNAGVRYQHINVKMDDFVGSEQQTQIAMGYGTSASAIPGGESSYNVTLANAGLLYKINEQHQVWGTFSQGASLADPAKFYGIGKYALNGNGNWDVISSINVKDQPLQAIKTNQFEVGYRINKDGLRAQMAGFLSNSDKTVTVDKKTFQILVNDLKLRNMGIEAEVSYSMNNGVYFGASGLLIRSEVDNKGEWQKQEIYNASPSKLVTYIGYNVKNWSFRFQSLQNFKQEDELKNVVEGYNTSDLMMGYRFRFGKLNLGIQNLFNTDYQTIWSKRSQVLYSSYGIPDLFNYKGRGRTFNLSYTFEF
- a CDS encoding siderophore-interacting protein, whose product is MAQISTGQFIAEVTRKEYITDHFIRVYLYSPEVYLFKNTTIGDNNKIAVPPAGLNEVYFPMLDENHEWVYPSKEVAPSIRTYTHRGIDLEKNEVFIDFADHGDGGPASKWAREAEAGAKLGIMMRLDGKKLYPEAEWYLLAGDTTAIPVLSAILETLPETAKGICIIEVHGKEDEQVLETKADIEFKWLHNPQPQISSEIADAVKNIEIPETSKFGYVACEFSSVKEIRTYLRKEKNWTSKELYAFSYWKAGKAENESQADRHEEKESIA
- a CDS encoding class I SAM-dependent methyltransferase; the protein is MKDLMGQAIWDYYHDENPEDLQTETSISELDELPVDYLFRDFEDMNDIEQKALQLSKGKVLDIGAGAGSHAVYLQNDANLDVTALDISPKSIEVCRLRGIKKAMCRNILDFSGETFDTVLLLMNGTGIFEGLSRIDMYLQKLATLLNEGGQILIDSTDILYMFDRDKDGGVYIPAGGYYGELEYIVHYKGQSENPITWLYLDFNTLKNAAENNGFKIEKVLQDEDSYLAKLTLN
- a CDS encoding cysteine hydrolase family protein encodes the protein MKKALILIDIQNDYFPNGNMELVNSIQAGQNARTILNKFRKNNDLVVHIQHIAAQPEATFFIPDTYGVEIHDLVKPEANEKVIIKHYPNSFQETGLLEYLKANHIEQLVIAGMMTHMCVDATSRAAKDFGFPIEIIGDACATRDLEIDNKVAKAEDVQTAFLSALKFYYADIIKTANYLN
- a CDS encoding winged helix-turn-helix transcriptional regulator, translating into MKENKNLTLCSIDYAFKRLGGKFKGRIIWALYHHGVLRYGELKKSMNDINTKTLTLSLKEMEDDNLIERTVYPEVPPKVEYKLTDGGKRMAPFILYMKEWGEEQIEKNNP